In Mastacembelus armatus chromosome 5, fMasArm1.2, whole genome shotgun sequence, a single genomic region encodes these proteins:
- the tmem183a gene encoding transmembrane protein 183A isoform X1 has translation MPKKGNRKRLKFRAGDVCSESVTVADYADSDPAVVKSGRVKKAVVNAIEKEVKLLCGLEASQGAVEEVLSSAVRVTTGALDSSDDLDPEEDGENETKVGRKKKNKRRKESSESSDGEEYPVDIWLVLSSYIRPEDVCRFALICRNAWTVTCTAAFWTRLYKRHYRIDADLPFRLQPDSIAMMHSLRARVIRSLFHLYEPFSLRVSKIPALPESTPTTLLNSKCLLFWVKRLSGSRPEGLWEFSFKFVKQQGHGKNGCAKSLRMPRQYEDVHTNPDSDCYVLQVTTLNFIFTPVVMGMTLTLFTINVSTDMRHHRVRLVFQDSPLQRGKKRGDQGGTQVVLDPVQSVRLMDWWHPQYPFLPST, from the exons ATGCCCAAGAAAGGGAACCGAAAACGGCTGAAGTTTAGGGCCGGGGACGTTTGTTCTGAATCAG TCACCGTTGCTGATTATGCAGATTCAGACCCGGCCGTGGTGAAGTCTGGGAGGGTGAAAAAGGCTGTTGTAAATGCGATTGAAAAAGAAG taaaaTTACTCTGCGGCCTGGAAGCGTCTCAAGGGGCTGTAGAGGAAGTCCTCTCATCTGCGGTGAGGGTCACAACAGGCGCTTTAGACAGCAGTGATGACCTAGACCCCGAGGAAGATGgagaaaatgaaaccaaagtGGGCcgcaaaaagaaaaacaagaggagaaaGG AAAGCAGTGAAAGCAGTGATGGGGAGGAGTATCCAGTGGACATTTGGTTAGTGCTGTCCTCCTATATTCGGCCTGAGGATGTGTGCAGATTTGCCCTAATCTGCAGAAATGCCTGGACGGTCACTtgcactgcagcattttggaccAGGCTGTATAAAAG ACATTACAGGATTGATGCTGATCTGCCATTTCGCCTCCAACCTGACTCTATTGCTATGATGCACTCTCTACGGGCCCGTGTGATTCGCTCACTTTTCCATTTGTATGAACCATTCAGTTTGCGTGTGTCAAAGATTCCTGCCCTGCCAGAATCCACTCCCACAACTTTACTTAACTCCAAG TGTTTACTGTTCTGGGTCAAAAGGCTGTCAGGTTCCCGACCAGAGGGATTATGGGAGTTCAGCTTTAAGTTTGTAAAGCAG CAGGGGCACGGTAAGAATGGTTGTGCCAAGTCCTTGCGCATGCCCAGACAATATGAAGATGTTCACACAAACCCTGACTCTGACTGCTATGTACTCCAGGTCACCACACTCAACTTCATCTTTACCCCTGTAGTCATGGGCATGACACTGACCTTG TTCACAATTAATGTCAGCACAGACATGCGTCATCACCGCGTTCGTCTGGTGTTTCAAGATTCACCACTCCAGCGGGGGAAGAAGAGGGGAGATCAGGGCGGTACCCAGGTGGTGCTGGATCCTGTACAGAGTGTGAGGCTCATGGATTGGTGGCATCCACAGTATCCCTTTTTACCCTCCACATAG
- the tmem183a gene encoding transmembrane protein 183A isoform X2: protein MPKKGNRKRLKFRAGDVCSESVTVADYADSDPAVVKSGRVKKAVVNAIEKEVKLLCGLEASQGAVEEVLSSAVRVTTGALDSSDDLDPEEDGENETKVGRKKKNKRRKESSESSDGEEYPVDIWLVLSSYIRPEDVCRFALICRNAWTVTCTAAFWTRLYKRHYRIDADLPFRLQPDSIAMMHSLRARVIRSLFHLYEPFSLRVSKIPALPESTPTTLLNSKCLLFWVKRLSGSRPEGLWEFSFKFVKQVTTLNFIFTPVVMGMTLTLFTINVSTDMRHHRVRLVFQDSPLQRGKKRGDQGGTQVVLDPVQSVRLMDWWHPQYPFLPST from the exons ATGCCCAAGAAAGGGAACCGAAAACGGCTGAAGTTTAGGGCCGGGGACGTTTGTTCTGAATCAG TCACCGTTGCTGATTATGCAGATTCAGACCCGGCCGTGGTGAAGTCTGGGAGGGTGAAAAAGGCTGTTGTAAATGCGATTGAAAAAGAAG taaaaTTACTCTGCGGCCTGGAAGCGTCTCAAGGGGCTGTAGAGGAAGTCCTCTCATCTGCGGTGAGGGTCACAACAGGCGCTTTAGACAGCAGTGATGACCTAGACCCCGAGGAAGATGgagaaaatgaaaccaaagtGGGCcgcaaaaagaaaaacaagaggagaaaGG AAAGCAGTGAAAGCAGTGATGGGGAGGAGTATCCAGTGGACATTTGGTTAGTGCTGTCCTCCTATATTCGGCCTGAGGATGTGTGCAGATTTGCCCTAATCTGCAGAAATGCCTGGACGGTCACTtgcactgcagcattttggaccAGGCTGTATAAAAG ACATTACAGGATTGATGCTGATCTGCCATTTCGCCTCCAACCTGACTCTATTGCTATGATGCACTCTCTACGGGCCCGTGTGATTCGCTCACTTTTCCATTTGTATGAACCATTCAGTTTGCGTGTGTCAAAGATTCCTGCCCTGCCAGAATCCACTCCCACAACTTTACTTAACTCCAAG TGTTTACTGTTCTGGGTCAAAAGGCTGTCAGGTTCCCGACCAGAGGGATTATGGGAGTTCAGCTTTAAGTTTGTAAAGCAG GTCACCACACTCAACTTCATCTTTACCCCTGTAGTCATGGGCATGACACTGACCTTG TTCACAATTAATGTCAGCACAGACATGCGTCATCACCGCGTTCGTCTGGTGTTTCAAGATTCACCACTCCAGCGGGGGAAGAAGAGGGGAGATCAGGGCGGTACCCAGGTGGTGCTGGATCCTGTACAGAGTGTGAGGCTCATGGATTGGTGGCATCCACAGTATCCCTTTTTACCCTCCACATAG